The Collimonas sp. PA-H2 genome contains a region encoding:
- the selA gene encoding L-seryl-tRNA(Sec) selenium transferase yields the protein MSAASPLNSPPLASASDIPSVDRVLNLPHLKPLLAQYGRTQVTAAVRKHLDGLRAQALAGKLAATDIEEPQLCATVGQQLTDASRLHLRAMFNLSGTVLHTNLGRALLPDEAVQAVVSALTSPGNLEFDLETGGRGDRDSLVEDVLRELTGAEAVTVVNNNAAAVFLMLNALAQKKEVIVSRGELVEIGGAFRVPDIMQRAGAKLVEVGSTNRTHPADYANAINSRSAMLMKVHCSNYAISGFTSSVDVATLAELARPHGIAVTVDLGSGTLLDLTQWGLPNEATVRETIRQGADLVTFSGDKLLGGPQCGIIVGRADLINRIKKNPLKRALRVGKLTLAALEPVLRLYLAPEFLAERLTTLRLLTRPQAQIRAQTERLLPTLQKALANRYTVTAEAMFSQIGSGALPVDQLPSHGLVLRADNADGKRHGRALDKLERALRQLPRPVVGRIANDALWLDCRCLEQHEEASFISQLQDLSL from the coding sequence ACAGTCCGCCGCTGGCTTCAGCCAGCGACATTCCCTCGGTAGATCGGGTTCTGAATCTGCCGCACCTCAAGCCTTTGCTGGCGCAATATGGCCGCACCCAGGTAACCGCCGCCGTACGCAAGCATCTGGATGGACTCAGGGCCCAGGCCCTGGCCGGTAAACTGGCCGCGACCGACATCGAGGAGCCCCAGCTCTGCGCGACGGTGGGGCAACAACTGACTGACGCCAGCCGCCTGCACCTGCGTGCGATGTTCAATCTCAGCGGCACCGTACTGCATACCAACCTGGGACGCGCGCTGCTGCCGGACGAAGCGGTGCAGGCCGTGGTCAGCGCCCTGACCTCGCCCGGCAATCTCGAATTCGACCTGGAAACCGGCGGCCGCGGCGACCGCGACAGCCTGGTAGAAGACGTCTTGCGCGAACTCACCGGCGCCGAAGCCGTGACCGTCGTCAACAACAACGCCGCTGCGGTATTCCTGATGCTGAACGCGTTAGCGCAAAAGAAAGAAGTGATCGTCTCGCGCGGTGAACTGGTGGAAATCGGCGGCGCCTTCCGCGTGCCCGACATCATGCAGCGCGCCGGCGCAAAACTGGTCGAAGTCGGCAGCACCAACCGCACCCATCCTGCCGATTATGCCAACGCCATCAATTCGCGCAGCGCCATGCTGATGAAAGTCCATTGCAGCAATTACGCCATCAGCGGCTTCACCAGCAGCGTCGATGTCGCCACGCTGGCGGAACTGGCACGCCCTCACGGCATTGCCGTGACGGTAGATCTTGGCAGCGGCACACTGCTTGACCTGACGCAATGGGGCTTGCCCAACGAAGCCACGGTGCGTGAAACCATCCGCCAGGGCGCCGACCTGGTGACCTTCAGCGGCGACAAGCTGCTGGGCGGGCCACAGTGCGGCATCATCGTCGGCCGCGCCGACCTGATAAACCGCATCAAAAAAAATCCGCTGAAGCGTGCGCTGCGCGTCGGTAAGCTGACCCTGGCCGCACTGGAGCCGGTGCTGCGCCTGTACCTGGCGCCGGAATTCCTGGCCGAACGGCTTACCACCCTGCGCCTGCTGACCCGCCCGCAAGCGCAAATACGAGCGCAGACAGAACGCCTGCTGCCGACGTTGCAGAAAGCGCTGGCAAACCGCTACACGGTGACCGCTGAAGCGATGTTCAGCCAGATCGGCAGCGGCGCCTTGCCGGTCGACCAGCTGCCTAGCCACGGCCTGGTGCTGCGCGCCGATAACGCCGACGGCAAACGCCACGGCCGCGCGCTCGACAAGCTGGAACGGGCGCTGCGGCAGCTGCCGCGGCCGGTGGTCGGACGCATCGCCAACGACGCCCTGTGGCTGGATTGCCGCTGCCTGGAACAACACGAGGAAGCCAGCTTCATCTCGCAACTGCAGGATCTGTCCCTATGA